tggtttataatagttctgtaaaaataaattgtaattcctgaaatgttatgaatttcatttaatcttctcgcatcttgaaataacattcggtatttccatatcatgctaggggaataggtgtattaatagatgtatataccttgtatatttttaagaataaataaaacgactaatcttgttttaaattaatttattttattagatatttattttactaaaataccataccgtcattacatgggggcaattcgtacttcctctgtgggtgcaatattataccattctttggttaattctttgcttaaaaagttagtacaagggcgatgcatactgcctgaaccagcctgtattgcaccagataccatggttaatgaataatgctgaaaattctttctacaaaaggaaaactcgagacgagtccaattctcaattaatcacaacaataacaaacacctggaagctacgttaaatcttctctcttacaaacgctgttacgataccaatgaaagataattcaacaccacattaaagcaattgataatatttttatcgtaaaaaattggatttttcctaaatacagagatgacagaaacgctcatgatgtcaatattgacaactagggctggcgatctaggaatttcttcccgcgaaccaaaaaggttgatacctattttaaatcggaacacataattgaatcggtcagtgaattagaataagatttgatatttatatgtattccactattaagatactacaaaaaacatttaatagtagctaattaaattaacacatatgcttaatctgtcaaatatagagatatttaatcaaatacaaaatatagatatagctattacgtaaataatgtaattagctctgaaaaaactcataactgagtcttaatttacaagtaactaagtagtaacaaatggtattgtattgatttttatagtgtcctttaactacatgaaataaatccaaacacaatcgataaatcgtcattttaaaaaatcggtttctttcgaagcgggattcgcttccttccatccttaatgacaatttacattcaatcagttccagagagtatacaaatactacgtaatcagttcattcaaaatatgtgttttaacttgcaacactttttaatgtcgtctttagttaaagtcccattaaagggacccgcaacagttttgtgcaacgtctttaaatttaatggaatattagcgataatgacggattaactaatgtcgaatttaaagacagttttctgcaactgactgtaaataaattatttttattaatgtttataattacgGAGAGCGACTCGAAAATGATACATTTACACCCGtattcataaacaatactttTCTCAGTGAAGTAGCAACGCTATGCGAAGTAAGACATTTCTCACTGCGTAGCATTTGTTGTCATAaaacaacgtcaaaacataaacagtgaCCGGTGTTCAAGAAAAATATCgttaatatttgtgttgatTTTGCTGTGTATTTGTGGATTTATTAAATATGGATAAAACGACAGATTTAGGTTCCAACAGAACTGTCAGGTTAGTAAAAGTGCATATTATTTTcatggttttaattttataataaagcgCGGTTTAGTGTGATCacgtattagtttttttttgtaatgttttataaaatgaatttgGGATTTTTATCGCAATGGATATGTCAACCTCATCATGCCTTACACTTACTAATACATAAGAATGGTTTAAacctaaattaacttaaattaacttaaatgaaGGAACAACCTAATTAGCAAGATGATTCTAATTTTGGTTGAGATAAAATTGACAAAATTAAACCTACTACAGATATATTTACGTATTACTTATTTTGCAGTTCTAAAAAGTTCCCATTTACTTCGGTTGAAAGAGAGCTGATTGTAAAACTGGTACGGGAGCGGCCTGTGATTGAGGACAAGCGTACAAACGCGAGGAACATTGAATTGAAGAAGCAAGCATGGGAGGATTTAACAGTGGTGTACAATTCTCAACCTTACGTCTCACGAAGGCACACTCATCAGTTAAAAAGATGCTGGGAGAATATAAAGACCCTAAGAAAGAGAGAACTGAGGCAGAAGTCAAGTTTGAAACGCACTGGTACACACCCTGATGATAGTTCCGCAGTGTCTGATAACTTCGTAGACACAATCTGTCCATTTAGTAATGTAGGAGTCCCAGGAGTAATTGATTCAAATACAATTGAAAGTTAGTAGATATGTTTAAATATCTATAGAATattgtttcttaattattttatggcattttactgggcttttatcaGTAGTCAGTAGAAGCACggtgtctgaaattgtgcccagtatatggtaataggctcaccccttattacattggacttataacacaaatggtgacaagtgggtatatgttgtatagcggcattacataaagtaatgtgcacctctgcctaccccttcggggataaaaagcgtgacgtatTGCAACAGTCTTATAATGTTCCCACTGTTAGCAGTCATCTTTCTTTCAGTGATAGTCGATACTCATGAACCAGAGTGTACGACGAAGCTGGAACCAGATAATCGAAGTCCATCTATAACAGACATTGTACTGGAGAGTGAAAgtatattaaatgaaaacacTAACGACTCGAGGAAAATAACATCAGTGGTGACTGAAAATGGACTAGATGAGAGTGTTTCTTCCGAGCCAAATATGATTTACAATAACGAAATCTTCTCCACACCCACAAGTAAGTAATAAGtcatactttattattattattatacaataaatctattttctattatataataaaatacattaataaattaaagtgtgggaaagccatgcttcagcacgaatgggccgactcgaccggagtaatacatACCAGTCCGACAActcacttgtaacacctctggtgtttcaagtgatcatgagcggcggcgattgcttaccatcaggtgatccgtcagcttgtttaccggcttatacttaccataaaaaaataatttattgaactatacatttttacaaaataaaattgaataagtacctaacttatccaattatattttgtaaaaatgtatggACTACTTATGGAAGAATTTGTTTTTCAGGTAAAAAGAAACTTGAAAGTGAAATTGAAGCTAGAATCAAACGCACTACAATCAATATGCAACATGACCAGGAGTTACATGAGTTGCGGATGAAAAGGGAGAAGATTTTGCTAGCCAGAGAAAGCAATCTAttacaatttgaaaaaaaaatacaagaattgCAAATTCTAAAGGCTAAATTAGAAATTCAATTGTTAAATAAACagtttagaaataaaacttcttgATATtgcgaaatgttttattttttggaaactagcaaacccggcgaaatCTGTTTTGCCACCGCGGCTTCGCATATTTTTGTATCAGAGATGTCCGTTTTTctcttggatttttttatgaattttctttgctataaacctcacggagcccgagacctttctaacgaatgcaaaaccgtagaaatcggttcgtgcgttctggagttatagcgtcaggacggaaaacccgacttttttttatatgtataatagactagcgacccgccccagcttcgcatgggtgcattggtgatatattatgcctgtattatacatataaaccttcctcttgaatcactctacctattaaaaaaaaccgcatcaaaatctgttgcgtaattttaaagatttaagcatacagacaaacagacaaaaatagcgactttgttttatacatactatgtagtgatgactgaatattttgttttatcttttattttaggcgcatttattcttagaacatgcCAACCACATTGAGACATAAGTAAGCGATACAACCACACAATATATTCTAGGGCATAAGTAACAGGATATCACTGACGCATGAACACCTTAAATAAGTTGACGGCAGGCGAAGAAATAGGATTTGCTAAGGGTAAATTTATAcctactagcgcagagtcgaagcgcatcgaagcgtctttccaaaactgaacataacaaattcaaccgtaactccacagcgtaagaTACCTGCACATTAtttctgagattttaaaaagcACAATCGCGCGCAGACGCGCGAATTCCGAAAAAATCTCAGAAGTaagtaatgtgtgcgttacgctgtggagttaaggttgaatttgttatgtttagttttggaaagacgcgtcgatgcgcttcgactctgcccTAGTATAAATCGATcctaaaatagtatttttttttaatcacattaaATTTTctcttattcaaattaaatttgcTTAACagtccggttctcgaatgcgaagtttcgtttaatcttcggccgtaggttttattgatttactaatcaaattacttaaaataacgttttattgaCGTGACAACGTCTTAAATTAGGTTGCGGCTCGGAGTCACTCATGAAAAAGTGTAACGCCCGGAAACGTAACGATGAGTCACCGAACGAGAGAGAGGCCCGCCAGACCGGCAAATACCTTGCGTCTCTGTCCCACACAAACACGGTGCGTGCTTGTGTCTCTGTCTTTCTTGAGCGTTCTTGGCTTTGGAAAAACAAGAAAGCGTCATAATACAAGTTCACACGTAGGCTTGTTGCCTTAATTTCAATTGTTAGTTACTAATAAACCTCGATGCCTATTTTATACAAAGGAacgattatttttgaaaaataatgctCATTTACatgaattattttgaaattaaataaatgtttgacaTTAGCCTTCAAAAACGCTCATGACTGTCATGGCGTCTTGCGTGACGTCACGCCGTGCAAAACACAGCTGTTTTAGTATGAAAATTGtggagttattttaattaaagatggATCCATCGTATTACAAGTCCTGTATAGTGCCTCAATGTACAAGTACAAGTATAAAAACGCcagaaaaattatttatatatgtgcCACACAATCAGCAGTTACGAAAAAAGTGGCTAACACTCGCGAGAAGAAAAGATGCCCATTGTTTATCATCAAAATCAAGGATGTATTTTTGTGAAGATCATTTCGATGTAAGTACAAGTGTTTCACACAACATAAACTAATATAATACAGCATGTATGATGTATTTATTGAACTTTGGTTATGaataatgataaaatgataaaacaaaTGAGGTTAGGAATTATGATTTTGagttcaataataaaatcttgtatCGCATTCAGTTTAATGTCATATTCAAGAGAGTTAAataatggtttttatttttccagCTACCAAATGATATGCTTAATTACACTGAATATCATATTATGGGAAAAGTTTCACAAGTTCGTATGAGACCTAACTGCATTCCATGTAAATTTGCATGTCAAGAAGATAGACGAAAGCGAACATGCAACAGCACAGTACGATCATATGTGTTAAAAAAGCAAAGAAAAACTATTATAGAAGAGTGTCTGAAAGAACAAGCAACACAAAGTTCTTCTCACAATAATTCTCCTCACACAGATTCAGGTAGGAATAACTAAactatatatatacatactatatacatatgtgcatacagggataatcgccggctgatgtcccattacatttagattaaaattgttcaacgggccgtGCTAGTTGACTTCGGCTCCTCGTAAGATTTCCAAAGGTCCGAGACCCTGTGGTCCCGCGATAGGAAAAGAAAAGACTaaactatataaatattatagggaCAAATCACACAGATTGAGCTAGCCTCACTGTAAGTTGTGAACTTGTGTCGTGGGATACTAGCTCAGcgatactatattttatataaaaaatagttaaatcCATATATAAATAACAGCCAAGATCCAGGtcttattcaaattaaaaaaaaaaacatttttcaaagccAGCAATAAAATGAATGACTTGTATTTATATTGCAGAGTTTCAAACAATGGGATTTGAAGAGCCAAAAAATTCATGTCTGCTGAAAGTGGATGAATCTGTTCAATCAGAAATTTCATGTGCAGCGAAGGAAGATAAATCTGTTCAAGTATTTATGACCCATAAACCAACCCATTtcgttattgtttttttcttctaaattcctttcaaataattactatgttatcggcttactcacgtaattgtttgacgaggaactcgactagtttcatatAATGAATACAAGTCCACTTGTAAATGCGTAGTTTTACCCATCTAAGAAACGACATGTGCAGGTTGAATTTATCTGCCCAcagatttctattttatttatattgagaGTAACCTCAAAATAAGTTAAAACAGCAGGTTGATCAggttttttacaaacaaaactgaATTATTAACTAAGCAAGCTTAAAACAGTATTGTGCAGTGGAGTTAACTTACAAGCTGGTTTTCACATTGCGGAATTTCGATGAGCAAAAATCACTGTTTGATGCGAAAAACACGCTAAGCGTAACTGCGTCAATTCTAGGCAAATTATTGCTGTTTGCTTTGACATATCTAGGTCCCATGGTTGCTCAGATGGTTCTTAATAATTTTCCTATATAAAATAGCGGGGAAATACAGGGAGTCAGGGAATGTTGAGAATACCTCGGTACTAAATTTACGCACAAAAACTAACCTCTTCGCACTACGTTGCAAATgacattttgactttgaccaccagaatttttatttcaattttataacacCGGGAAGGACCTTAAAAACAACctttaatttatcatttttcaATTTACGCGCGGAAACGCTAGCCGCCATGCTGTTTCGGCTCGTGACGTCACTCGGTTAGCAAACAAAACtttgtttacatacaaatacaaaactgCGAAGTGTCAAGTAAACGATCGAAGCGCGAAAGACCACAAgagatattttatgaaaatgagTTCTATTGTTTATCATTGGTGTCTCGTGCCCGAAtgcaaaaaccggccaagtgtgagtcggacGGAaacccatgaagggttccgtaacagcaagtagatgacataatataaaagttataaaataacttggttttacatagtgtttgtatgaacgacaaagttgtatttgcggtttttgaaaatgttttatttcttaacaacTAATACCTAATGTACGAACGCTTGTCGATGACGGCAGACTAGCCCAGGCAGAAGCAGTGATGCTTAGTTACAATCTGCAGATACTCGGACTGAGTGAAGTTAGAAGAAATGGTTTCGGGGACCTGAGAACATCCGGAGGTTTGACCTTGCTGTATTCAGGTAAAGAGAGTGAGGAAGAGGTGCGTGAACATGGAGTAGGGTTCCTACTTTCAAATGCAGCTAGGAAAAGCCTTTTGGATTGGAAACCGATCTCGGACCGGATCATATACGCTCGATTTAACTCAAACGTCCGCAAAATTTCAATTATCCAGTGCTATGCCCCAACTAATGCAGCAACAGAGGATACCAAAGATGACTTCTACAATGCTCTGAATGCTACcatcaagaaaataaagaagcaGGACATTGTCGTCGTCATGGGGGACCTAAACGCTAAGGTTGGCAGCGACAACACTAACCGCACGAGGCATATGGGTACACACGGACT
This is a stretch of genomic DNA from Spodoptera frugiperda isolate SF20-4 chromosome 24, AGI-APGP_CSIRO_Sfru_2.0, whole genome shotgun sequence. It encodes these proteins:
- the LOC118278968 gene encoding uncharacterized protein LOC118278968 — its product is MDKTTDLGSNRTVSSKKFPFTSVERELIVKLVRERPVIEDKRTNARNIELKKQAWEDLTVVYNSQPYVSRRHTHQLKRCWENIKTLRKRELRQKSSLKRTGTHPDDSSAVSDNFVDTICPFSNVGVPGVIDSNTIEMIVDTHEPECTTKLEPDNRSPSITDIVLESESILNENTNDSRKITSVVTENGLDESVSSEPNMIYNNEIFSTPTSKKKLESEIEARIKRTTINMQHDQELHELRMKREKILLARESNLLQFEKKIQELQILKAKLEIQLLNKQFRNKTS